DNA from Polaribacter sp. NJDZ03:
ATACCAATACTAATCATTTTTGCTGCATTTGCTGCTTCTACACCTGCAACTGCATCTTCAAAAACCACACAATCCGCTGCATTTACACCTAATTGTTTTGCTGCCAAAAGAAAAACTTCTGGATCTGGTTTTGCTTTGGTAACATTATTACCGTCTACAATAGTATCAAAATAGTGTAACAGTCCAACTTTTTCTAAAATAGGTTGCGCATTTTTACTCGCAGAACCTAAGGCAATCGGAATATTTTGTTTTTTTAAAAAAGCTAAAACTTTAGGTACATCAGGTAAAATTTCTGAAGCATCCATATTTTCTATATACTTTAAATAATCTACATTTTTTTCGATCATCCAAGTGTCAAATTCTTCTTGTGTTGCTGTTCTGTTACCAATTTGTAACAAAATTTCTAAACAACGTTTTCTACTTACGCCTTTAAATAATTCGTTTTGCTCTTTGGTAAATTCGAAACCTAAGTGGTTTGCTAATTTTTTCCACGCTAAATAATGATATTTCGCTGTGTCTACAATAACTCCGTCTAAATCGAATATAAATCCTTTTTTCATCTACTTTTCTTCTTTATTTTTAAATAAAATTAATTTTAGCATGTATTAATTTTATCTAAAGTCTTTATTTTTTTTAAATCTCTTCTTGATAACTAATTGCGTTTTTATTGGTAATTAATAAATTACATAAACCTGCAATTATTAAACTAATTCCTGCCACTGTCATAGCATTAATAGCATCTTCTCCTAATAAATTAGAAACATAATTAATCCCTCCTAATGCGGCAATAATTTGCGGAATTACTATAAACATATTAAATATTCCCATAATAACGCCCATTTTCTTTGGATCTACAGAACTAGATAACATGGCATACGGCATAGATAAAATACTACCCCAAGCAAAACCAATTAATACAAAACAATATTTTAAATTTTCTGGTGATGCATAACTCATTGTTAAAAAACCAATACCACCAATAATCAAAGAAAAAAGGTGTACATATTTTCTGTTGATGTTTCTTTTAGATGTATATAAGGTTAGTAGCAAGGCAAATGCCATAGAAGACAACCCGTAAATACCCATTGCAGAACCTACTGAATTAGAAGATTCTTGAAATTTTGTATTGGCGATTCTAAATGCTTCTGCTTGCACAGTGTCTGCCATATTAAAAGCAGCCTCTATTGGAGCGGGTGTATGAAATACATGTTCCGTTAATGCAGGGTTTGCCATAGACCACATGGTAAAAAATGCAAACCATGAGAAAAACTGAATCACTCCCAACTTTTTCATTGTAGTTGGCATGCTACCAATATTCTCTAATATATCAGGAATAAAATTATTCTTTTTTGCTTTTTCTTTTTCAAACTCTTCCATGTCTTCTGGCGGATATTCATCCGTTGTAAAAACGGTAAAAAGAATACTTGCCATAAAAACAACTGCACCTATTGCAAAAGCAACTTTTACAGACATTGGTACAACTCCAGATGCTGCTTCATTACTAACACCAAATTGAGAAACCATCCATGGTAAGTTACTTGCTACCCAAGTTCCTATTCCAATAATTAAAGTTTGTACAACAAAACCATAAGATCTTTGAGATTGTGGTAATTTATCTGCTACCAATGCTCTAAAAGGTTCCATAGAAATATTTATGGAAGCATCTAAAATCCATAAAAAACCAGCTGCGACCCATAATGTAGGAGATTGGGGAACAAAAAATAGTGCTAATGAGCTTAAAATTGCACCTACCAAAAAGTAAGGCTTTCTTCTCCCCCATTTTACACTCCAAGTTCTATCACTCATATAACCAATAATTGGTTGCACAAGTAAACCTGTTAAAGGTGCTGCTATCCAAAGCAAAGGAATATCTTCTTTTCCTGCCCCTAGTGTTTGAAAAATTCTCGACATAAATCCACCTTGTAAGGCAAATCCAAATTGTATTCCTAGAAATCCAAAACTCATGTTCCAGATTTGCCAAAAACTTAATTTACGCTTTTCCATTTATCGTATGCTATTAAGTTAATATTACGATAAGCGTTTAGACTTATCAATTTATAAATTTTGTGGAATGTAATTTATTGATAAATCGTAAATATCTAACAAAGATATGTGTTTTTTATATATGTGAAGAAAAGGAAAGTAAAAATCTACGACGACGGTTTCGTAGATTCTCGTAGTTTTAAATCGCTAGAAATCACGATTTTTTTAGGTTTAAATACTTCAGATTCTTTTTCTATTCGTTCTATTAAAAGTTCTACTGCTTGTTTACCCATTACAAAACCATGTTGTGCAATTGTTGTTATAGAAGGTGACGAATATCTAGAGATTAAACCATCTGTAAAACCTATTATAGAAAAATCTTCTGGTATTTTATATCCTTTTTGTTTTGCTATTCTCATAGCCTTAGCTGCATAAATTTCATTTACAGCAAATACAGCGTCAATGTCTTGTTCAAATACTTTTTCTATCTGTGCACAGATATCTCCTTCTTCATCAATTTCCACAATTAAATTAGAATCTGTTTTAATATAGGCCTCTATCAACGCTTTTTCATAACCTTGCCTTCTTAAAGAACCTACATTTACATGTTTTGGTGTTGTTAATAGGGCAATTTTTTTTCTACCATTTTCTAATAAATGCTTCGTCGCTTTGTAACCTGCACCAACATCATCTACCACTACTTTATCGCACAAAATTTCATCGACCACTCTATCTATTAGTACTAACGGAATTTCTTCTGATACCAAATCTATAAAATGCCTAAAATCTTTATTTTCGAGGGTTTCATTTGCTATCGAAACAATTAAGCCATCTACGCTTCCGTTTGATAACACTTTTAAAGTTTCTACCTCTTTTTTATAAGATTCATTAGAGAAGCAAACCATAATATGATACCCTTTTTCAATAGCACCTTCTTCTATCCCCATAATTACTGTAGAGAAAAAATGATGTACTATTTTAGGTAAAATAACCCCAATTACTTTTGTTTTTTGATTGCGAAGTTGCAGTGCTAAACTATTAGGTTTGTAATTATAATAATCTGCATAGGCTTGTATTCTTTCTTTAGTCTCTTTACTTATTTCGTGACTGTCCTTTAAAGCTTTTGAAACGGTAGACGTAGAGACTCCTAATTCCTTAGCAATTGTTTTTATGGTAATTTTTTGCTTCATTATTTATCAAAAATAAAATATTAGAGTTAAATTCTGTTAATCTAGCAACAATAATTCATAAAAAGTTGTTAACACGAAAACGTTTTCGTGATTTTTATCATATTGTAAACATGCTACTAATCTATATATTTACAATGTGGAATGTAAGTTTATTGTAATCAAAAAAGTCAAATTTAAAGTTATTATTTAACAAATTATACATGGAAAAATTTAAATTATTGTTAATTGGAATTCTTTTAACATCATCATTTAGCATGTTTGCGCAACAAACTGTTAAAGGTGTTGTAAAAGATAAAACATCCGGCAATCCTTTGCCTGGTGTTAGTGTAGTTATTAAAGGAACTATTAGAGGTATGCAAACCGATTTTGACGGAATCTTTACTCTAGATAAGGTACAAACAGGAAACGTACTTGTCTTTAGATATTTAGGTTTTGCTGACAAAGAAGTTACCATTGGTACAGATTTTAACCTTTCTGTAGTACTAGAAGAATCTTTAGAATCTCTAGATGAAATAGTTGTAGTTGGTTATGGTTCAGTAAGAAAAGAAGACTTAACAGGTACAACAGATTTACTAACAAGTAAAGATTTTAACAAAGGACCTATTGTATCTGCACAATCACTTATTAGTGGTAAAGTTGCAGGTGTAAATGTAATTGCTGGTTCTGGTGCTCCTGGAGACGGACAAACCATTAACATTCGTGGTACTGGCTCTTTATCTTTAAATAGCCAACCATTATATGTTATAGATGGTATCCCATTAGACAATGGTGGGGTTGGAGGATCTAGAAATCCATTAAACTTTATAAACCCTAATGACATAGAAACATTTGTAGTTTTAAAAGATGCATCTTCTACTGCTATCTATGGATCTAGAGCTGCAAACGGGGTAATTTTAATTACTACTAAAAAAGGGAAAGACAGTGAGTTTAAGTTTAATGCAAGCTCTCAAACAACTGTTTATACTTTAAGAGATAAAGTAGATGTTTTATCTGCAAATAAATTTAGAAGCTTAATAAATGATATTGGTACTCCTGCACAAGTTGCTTTATTAGGTGCTGCAGATACAGATTGGCAAGAAGAAATCTATACAACTGCTATTGGGCAAGATCATAACTTTAGTGCTTTGGGTAAACTTTACGGAATACCAATGAGAGCTTCTTTAGGATATTCTGAACATGAAGGTATCTTAAAAGGAGACAACTTACAACGTACAACAGCTTCTGTTAACCTATCACCTACTTTATTTGATAAACACTTAAAGATAGATTTTAATGTAAAAGGAATGTACACAGAAAATGAATTTGCAGATAGGGGTGCAATTGGTGGTGCAGTGTCTTTTGACCCTACACAATCTGTATTTGATTCAAATTCTCAATACGGTGGTTACTTTGCTTGGTTAGACGCTGGTACCGGAAACCAAAACAACTTAGCACCAACAAACCCTTTAGCATTATTAGATTTAATAGATAATACCGCAGAAATTAGACGTTTTGTGGGTAATGTAAAGTTTGATTATAAAATACACGGTTTAGAGGATATTACTGCAACAGTTAACTTAGGATATGATACTTCTAACAGTCATGGTAGAAAAGTTACTTCAGAATTTATTCCAACTTCAGATGCAACTTTTAATGGTTCTTTAACTAGATATACTCAAAATTCAGACAACAAAGTTTTAGACGCTTACTTAACGTACTCTAAAACTTTTAATGAAAAGCATAACTTCACAGCAGTTGCTGGTTATGCATATCAATCTTTTGAATATGATAACTATAGTTATGATAGTGAAAAAGAAGAAGATGGTAATACCTATGAATTTATAGATAAATCTAAAAATGTGTTATTATCATATTTCAGTCGTGCTAATTACGATTATGAAGGGAAATACTATTTAACAGCAACGGTAAGAGCAGATGCTTCGTCTAAATTAAACCCAGATGATCGTTGGGGATTCTTCCCATCATTTGCAGCAGCTTGGAGTATTCATAAAGAAGATTTTATGGAAGATTCTTTCTTTAATGAATTAAAATTAAGAGTTGGTTACGGTGAAATAGGTAATATTAATGGTTTAGGTGATTATCAGTTTTTAACTAGGTATCAAGGTAGTACAGATACTGCTAACTATCAATTCGGAAACTCTTTTTACCAAACATTTAGACCAGAACCAATTAATACAGATTTACGTTGGGAAGTTGGAAGAACTTTAAATCTTGGTGTAGATTTTGCTTTTCTTGATAGAAGAGTTACAGGTTCTGTAAATGCTTACGTTAAAGAAACCAACGACCTTATTGCGAGTTCTATTGTAGATCCTTTTACAAATTTTGGAAACAGAATTAACGCCAACATTGGTAATATGGAAAATAGAGGTTTAGAGTTTAACTTAAACACAACCCCTATTAGAACAGATAATTTTGAATGGACTGTAGATTACAACATTTCATTAAATGATAATAAAATTACCAAATTATCTGCAGACCAACCACAAGGAGGAATCTCTACAGGTGTTGGTAATAATGTGCAGGTACATAGAGAAGGAGAAACAGCAAATAGTTTCTTGGTTTTTCAACAAGTGTATGATACTTCCGGAAAACCTTTAGAAGGGGTTTTTGTTGATAGAAATAACGACAATATGATTAATGATGATGATAAATACATTAATGAAGATCCTTTTGGAGATGTTTTAATGGGCTTTAACACAGGTGCTAGTTATAAAAACTGGGATGTATCTATACAAACTAGAGCTAGTTTTGGTAACTATATGTATAATGATGTTGCTGCGAATAAAGGTGTAGAAAAAAACGCTACAAACAACAGTATACTATCTAACTTACATGCAGATTACTACAATAGTGGTTTTACAGTTATTAATGATAGAACGGCTTTAAGTGATCATTTTGTACAAGACGCTTCTTTCTTTAAAATTGATAACATTTCACTTGGTTATACTTTAGATAAGATAGAAAACACAACGTTTCGTTTTTATGGATCATTACAAAATGTTTTAACAATAACCGATTATGATGGTTTAGATCCAGAAATTAACTTAGGAATCGATAATGATTTTTACCCAAGACCTAGATCTTTTGTATTAGGCGTAAACGTTAACTTTTAATAAAAAGAAAAATGAAACAAAAATTAAAATATTTAATTGTAATCATGTTATTCTCTTTAGGAGTTATATCATGTCACGAAGATTTGAATCAATTACCTATTGATCCAGATAGTTTTACAGAACAAGATGTGTTTTCTAATGCAACAGAAGCACAAGGAGCACTTGCTAAATTATATGCTAGTTTAGCTTTAACAGGGCAAAAAGGACCTTCAGGTGAGGCAGACATACAAGATATTGATGAAGGTTTTTCTCAATATTCTAGAATGTTGTTCAACTTAAATGAATTAACAACAGACCACGCAGTTGTTGGTTGGGGAGATGCAGGTTTACCAGATTTACATGGTATGTATTGGTCTGGTAGTAACGATTTTTCTGAAGCATTGTACTATAGGTTAGCACAAGAAGTATCTTTTTGTAACTCATTTATAAACAATGCAGCTGTTTTAACAGATACGGAAGTTGCTAGTTATATTTCAGAAGCTCGTTTTTTAAGAGCATTTGCTTACTATAACTTAATGGATATATACGGTAACGTACCTTTAGTAACTTCAGTTTCTACTGAGTTGCCAATGCAAGCATCAAGAACAGAAATATTCAATTTTATTGAAGCTGAATTATTAGAAATTCAAGATGAATTAAAAGTAAGTGGATCTAGCGAGTATGGTAGAGTAGATCAAGCTGCTGCTTGGGCATTATTGTCTAAATTATATTTAAATGCTGAAGTTTTTACAGGTACAGCAAAATATGCAGAAGCAGTAACTTATTCTAACAAAGTAATGACTTCTAGTTACTCTATAAACACTACAGATGCTAATGGAAACGGAAGTGCTTATGACGAACTTTTCTTAGCAGACAACAACACAAACGGAGCACAAAATGAATTTATTTTCGCCTTAAATTTTGATGGTCTTAGATCTCAAACTTATGGAGGTACTACATTTTTAGTACATGCTGCCATTGGAGGAAACATGAATGCTACAGAGTTTGGTGTAAATGGTGGTTGGGGAGGCCTAAGAACTACCAAAAACTTGGTTAATAAATTTGATGCAAACGATAAAAGAGGGATGTTCCATTCAGATGGTCAAACTTTAGAAATCGATGAAATTCCTACTTTTGAAAATGGATATGCTGTTACTAAATTTAAAAACATAGACTCTAATGGAAACCAAGGATCTGATGCTGCAGGAGATTTTGTAGATACAGATTTACCGTTAATAAGGTTAGCAGAAATCTATTTAAACTACGCAGAAGCATCTCTTAGAGGTGGCGGCGGAGATGTAGGATTGGCTGTAACTAAAATTAACGAATTAAGAGAAAGAGCTTTCGGAAATGCAAGTGGAAACATTAGTACAGCAGACTTAACTTTAGAATTTGTTTTAGATGAAAGATCTCGTGAGTTGTATTGGGAAGGACAAAGAAGAACAGATTTAATTAGATATAATTACTTTACTTCTGATACGTATTTATGGCCTTTTAAAGGTAATTCTAAAAACGGATCTGGAGTTCAAGATTATAGAAACCTTTTTCCTTTGCCTAACAATATTATAACAACGAATCCTAATTTAACTCAAAATCCAGGATACTAATAACTAAAGACATGAAAAAAATAATAAATTCATTATTCGCTCTTATTATTGTATCAATTGGTTTTACCAGTTGTGAAGATATTAATGACAGAGTAATCATAAACCCTGATGTAGCAGCTACCACAGATTTGATTATTCAAGAAACTACACCTATTGTACTTTTAGAGGAAAATCAGGCTGAAATTGCTTTACACACAAGTTGGGCAGCACCAGATTTTGGTTTTAATGCAGCACCTACTTACAAATTATTAGTAGATTTAGCTACAGGAGACTTTAGTAATGCTAAAACCATAGAAATAGGAGATAATTT
Protein-coding regions in this window:
- a CDS encoding SusC/RagA family TonB-linked outer membrane protein translates to MEKFKLLLIGILLTSSFSMFAQQTVKGVVKDKTSGNPLPGVSVVIKGTIRGMQTDFDGIFTLDKVQTGNVLVFRYLGFADKEVTIGTDFNLSVVLEESLESLDEIVVVGYGSVRKEDLTGTTDLLTSKDFNKGPIVSAQSLISGKVAGVNVIAGSGAPGDGQTINIRGTGSLSLNSQPLYVIDGIPLDNGGVGGSRNPLNFINPNDIETFVVLKDASSTAIYGSRAANGVILITTKKGKDSEFKFNASSQTTVYTLRDKVDVLSANKFRSLINDIGTPAQVALLGAADTDWQEEIYTTAIGQDHNFSALGKLYGIPMRASLGYSEHEGILKGDNLQRTTASVNLSPTLFDKHLKIDFNVKGMYTENEFADRGAIGGAVSFDPTQSVFDSNSQYGGYFAWLDAGTGNQNNLAPTNPLALLDLIDNTAEIRRFVGNVKFDYKIHGLEDITATVNLGYDTSNSHGRKVTSEFIPTSDATFNGSLTRYTQNSDNKVLDAYLTYSKTFNEKHNFTAVAGYAYQSFEYDNYSYDSEKEEDGNTYEFIDKSKNVLLSYFSRANYDYEGKYYLTATVRADASSKLNPDDRWGFFPSFAAAWSIHKEDFMEDSFFNELKLRVGYGEIGNINGLGDYQFLTRYQGSTDTANYQFGNSFYQTFRPEPINTDLRWEVGRTLNLGVDFAFLDRRVTGSVNAYVKETNDLIASSIVDPFTNFGNRINANIGNMENRGLEFNLNTTPIRTDNFEWTVDYNISLNDNKITKLSADQPQGGISTGVGNNVQVHREGETANSFLVFQQVYDTSGKPLEGVFVDRNNDNMINDDDKYINEDPFGDVLMGFNTGASYKNWDVSIQTRASFGNYMYNDVAANKGVEKNATNNSILSNLHADYYNSGFTVINDRTALSDHFVQDASFFKIDNISLGYTLDKIENTTFRFYGSLQNVLTITDYDGLDPEINLGIDNDFYPRPRSFVLGVNVNF
- a CDS encoding RagB/SusD family nutrient uptake outer membrane protein; translated protein: MKQKLKYLIVIMLFSLGVISCHEDLNQLPIDPDSFTEQDVFSNATEAQGALAKLYASLALTGQKGPSGEADIQDIDEGFSQYSRMLFNLNELTTDHAVVGWGDAGLPDLHGMYWSGSNDFSEALYYRLAQEVSFCNSFINNAAVLTDTEVASYISEARFLRAFAYYNLMDIYGNVPLVTSVSTELPMQASRTEIFNFIEAELLEIQDELKVSGSSEYGRVDQAAAWALLSKLYLNAEVFTGTAKYAEAVTYSNKVMTSSYSINTTDANGNGSAYDELFLADNNTNGAQNEFIFALNFDGLRSQTYGGTTFLVHAAIGGNMNATEFGVNGGWGGLRTTKNLVNKFDANDKRGMFHSDGQTLEIDEIPTFENGYAVTKFKNIDSNGNQGSDAAGDFVDTDLPLIRLAEIYLNYAEASLRGGGGDVGLAVTKINELRERAFGNASGNISTADLTLEFVLDERSRELYWEGQRRTDLIRYNYFTSDTYLWPFKGNSKNGSGVQDYRNLFPLPNNIITTNPNLTQNPGY
- a CDS encoding LacI family DNA-binding transcriptional regulator translates to MKQKITIKTIAKELGVSTSTVSKALKDSHEISKETKERIQAYADYYNYKPNSLALQLRNQKTKVIGVILPKIVHHFFSTVIMGIEEGAIEKGYHIMVCFSNESYKKEVETLKVLSNGSVDGLIVSIANETLENKDFRHFIDLVSEEIPLVLIDRVVDEILCDKVVVDDVGAGYKATKHLLENGRKKIALLTTPKHVNVGSLRRQGYEKALIEAYIKTDSNLIVEIDEEGDICAQIEKVFEQDIDAVFAVNEIYAAKAMRIAKQKGYKIPEDFSIIGFTDGLISRYSSPSITTIAQHGFVMGKQAVELLIERIEKESEVFKPKKIVISSDLKLRESTKPSS
- a CDS encoding MFS transporter, which translates into the protein MEKRKLSFWQIWNMSFGFLGIQFGFALQGGFMSRIFQTLGAGKEDIPLLWIAAPLTGLLVQPIIGYMSDRTWSVKWGRRKPYFLVGAILSSLALFFVPQSPTLWVAAGFLWILDASINISMEPFRALVADKLPQSQRSYGFVVQTLIIGIGTWVASNLPWMVSQFGVSNEAASGVVPMSVKVAFAIGAVVFMASILFTVFTTDEYPPEDMEEFEKEKAKKNNFIPDILENIGSMPTTMKKLGVIQFFSWFAFFTMWSMANPALTEHVFHTPAPIEAAFNMADTVQAEAFRIANTKFQESSNSVGSAMGIYGLSSMAFALLLTLYTSKRNINRKYVHLFSLIIGGIGFLTMSYASPENLKYCFVLIGFAWGSILSMPYAMLSSSVDPKKMGVIMGIFNMFIVIPQIIAALGGINYVSNLLGEDAINAMTVAGISLIIAGLCNLLITNKNAISYQEEI
- the pgmB gene encoding beta-phosphoglucomutase, with the protein product MKKGFIFDLDGVIVDTAKYHYLAWKKLANHLGFEFTKEQNELFKGVSRKRCLEILLQIGNRTATQEEFDTWMIEKNVDYLKYIENMDASEILPDVPKVLAFLKKQNIPIALGSASKNAQPILEKVGLLHYFDTIVDGNNVTKAKPDPEVFLLAAKQLGVNAADCVVFEDAVAGVEAANAAKMISIGIGDKSILSEAQFNYNDFTEISVEFIQELINK